In a single window of the Deinococcus aetherius genome:
- a CDS encoding phenylacetic acid degradation protein gives MTQPQPIPDTQWSRWEVFKQDAPNRPWQAVGSVHAGDPDHALLTARNVFARRPSAVSLWTVRESDILTATPEELETRPEVQDTPGEAGTYHLGLKRTHKRSMTFVDLVGTLEASGPGDALRQAREAHPDALTWLVFPESGVVRTDDDPGTVESWFAPAKDKTYKQQQYYGVIGKHVGELKREGKMPGRVNEEPHVGDHKVYDHPHDKAPKVQR, from the coding sequence ATGACCCAGCCTCAGCCCATCCCCGATACCCAATGGTCCCGCTGGGAGGTCTTCAAGCAGGACGCGCCAAACCGGCCCTGGCAGGCGGTGGGGAGCGTCCACGCGGGGGACCCCGACCACGCCCTGCTCACCGCCCGCAACGTCTTCGCGCGGCGCCCCTCCGCCGTGAGCCTCTGGACGGTGCGGGAGAGCGACATTCTGACCGCCACCCCCGAGGAACTGGAGACGCGCCCCGAGGTGCAGGACACCCCCGGTGAGGCGGGCACCTACCACCTGGGGCTCAAGCGGACCCACAAACGCTCCATGACCTTCGTCGATCTGGTGGGCACGCTGGAGGCGAGCGGCCCCGGAGACGCGCTGCGCCAGGCGCGGGAGGCACACCCGGACGCGCTGACCTGGCTCGTCTTCCCCGAATCCGGCGTTGTCCGCACGGATGATGACCCCGGCACAGTGGAAAGCTGGTTTGCGCCCGCCAAGGACAAGACCTACAAGCAGCAGCAGTACTACGGGGTGATCGGCAAGCATGTCGGTGAACTCAAGCGCGAGGGCAAGATGCCGGGGCGCGTGAACGAGGAACCCCACGTCGGCGACCACAAGGTCTACGACCACCCGCACGACAAGGCGCCGAAGGTGCAGCGATGA
- the paaA gene encoding 1,2-phenylacetyl-CoA epoxidase subunit PaaA, with product MTTPMDSAITETAEQHAAFEARIARGEKIEPGDWMPAGYRRQLIRMISQHAHSEVVGMLPEGEWITRAPSLKRKTILIAKVQDEAGHGQYLYHAAETLGATREEMLDALLSGRAKYSSIFNYPTHTWADVGMIGWLVDGAAIKNQTMLAGCSYGPYSRAMVRICSEETFHHKQGKEMIVTYAQGTPEQRQMAQEALNRWWWPALMMLGPHDADSPNTGALAKWGIKLKTNDEVRQEFINEHVPELLEAGLTIPDPDLHQDADGNWRHGPINWDEFWAVIKGQQGLNKERLGARQKAHEDGAWVREAMQAYAARQVTQAAD from the coding sequence ATGACCACGCCTATGGACAGTGCCATCACGGAGACTGCCGAACAGCACGCCGCGTTCGAAGCCCGCATCGCCCGAGGCGAGAAGATCGAGCCCGGTGACTGGATGCCCGCCGGGTACCGCCGCCAGCTCATCCGCATGATCTCCCAGCACGCGCACTCCGAGGTCGTGGGGATGCTGCCCGAGGGCGAGTGGATCACCCGCGCCCCCAGCCTCAAGCGCAAGACCATCCTGATCGCCAAGGTGCAGGACGAGGCGGGGCACGGCCAGTACCTCTACCACGCCGCCGAGACGCTGGGCGCGACCCGCGAGGAGATGCTGGACGCCCTGCTGAGCGGCAGGGCGAAATATTCGAGCATCTTCAACTATCCGACCCACACCTGGGCCGACGTGGGCATGATCGGCTGGCTGGTGGACGGCGCGGCGATCAAGAACCAGACGATGCTCGCCGGGTGCTCCTACGGTCCCTACAGCCGGGCGATGGTTCGCATCTGCTCGGAGGAAACCTTCCACCACAAGCAGGGCAAGGAGATGATCGTCACCTACGCGCAGGGCACGCCCGAGCAGCGCCAGATGGCGCAGGAGGCGTTGAACCGCTGGTGGTGGCCTGCCCTGATGATGCTCGGCCCGCACGACGCCGACAGCCCGAACACGGGCGCCCTCGCCAAGTGGGGCATCAAGCTCAAGACGAACGACGAGGTGCGCCAGGAGTTCATCAACGAGCACGTCCCCGAGTTGCTGGAGGCGGGCCTGACCATCCCCGACCCCGACCTGCACCAGGACGCGGACGGCAACTGGCGGCACGGGCCGATCAACTGGGACGAGTTCTGGGCGGTGATCAAGGGGCAGCAAGGGCTCAACAAGGAACGTCTCGGCGCCCGCCAGAAGGCCCACGAGGACGGTGCCTGGGTGCGCGAGGCCATGCAGGCGTACGCGGCTCGGCAGGTCACGCAGGCGGCGGACTGA
- a CDS encoding TetR/AcrR family transcriptional regulator, whose amino-acid sequence MTTAPGPSSERKEQIYRTAARLFSEVGYRATSMRDIAAALGIKAGSLYSHIEGKEELLWGIVSRVADEFDEALRPAEDESLSPSGRLRSALTAYTQVVTRNLEYATVLFSEWRQLPPERQAQVKARRDAVERVFRDIIRDGVAAGYFVPETDVKLTAVLALSGANWLPNWFKPQGNLGPQEVAETFAALLLRGIEARREEG is encoded by the coding sequence ATGACGACGGCCCCCGGCCCTTCCTCCGAACGCAAGGAGCAGATTTACCGCACGGCGGCCCGGCTGTTCTCGGAGGTTGGGTACCGCGCCACGTCCATGCGCGACATCGCCGCCGCGCTGGGGATCAAGGCGGGCAGCCTGTACTCGCACATCGAGGGCAAGGAGGAACTGCTGTGGGGCATCGTCAGCCGCGTCGCCGACGAGTTCGACGAGGCCCTGCGCCCGGCAGAGGATGAGTCCCTCTCCCCCTCCGGGCGGCTGCGTTCCGCGCTGACGGCCTACACGCAGGTCGTCACCCGCAACCTGGAATACGCGACGGTGCTGTTCAGCGAGTGGCGGCAACTGCCCCCCGAGCGTCAGGCACAGGTCAAGGCGCGGCGGGACGCGGTGGAGCGCGTGTTCCGCGACATCATCCGCGACGGCGTGGCGGCGGGATACTTCGTGCCGGAGACGGATGTCAAGCTCACCGCCGTCCTCGCACTGTCGGGGGCGAACTGGCTGCCCAACTGGTTCAAGCCGCAGGGGAACCTCGGGCCGCAGGAGGTGGCGGAGACTTTCGCGGCGCTGCTCCTGCGGGGAATCGAGGCGCGGCGCGAAGAGGGGTGA
- a CDS encoding HD domain-containing protein has protein sequence MFRRRPPLPPFPPGALLVGGAARDWLRGAEPKDFDWAAPDPEGAARTLAAALGGSAFPLDEERGYWRVHAGDGVQHDFVPLPEDMADDLLRRDFTVNALALTERHAVLDPSGGRADLRARRLRMVSAANLRADPLRAWRAVRFEIALGFRLEAATETEVRAVAVELAAGRLPMPAPERVREELHALLAHKAAARGILRLEDLGLLALTLPELREGIGVVQGGFHHLDVFGHGVEALHQLLARFPDADLPLRWATLLHDVGKPRARGTNPRSGRTTFYEHDRIGAALTGQMLTRLRLPSAQVERASALVRAHMAPLPAGEREARRFVHRRRNLLPDLLRLMLADREAARGPDSHPAIRHAYTQAMDRVLAALEEQPAAPPPLLTGEDVMALLGIGPGPAVGRALREVAEAQAVGEVRTSGEARALVLSRAGEG, from the coding sequence ATGTTCCGCCGCCGCCCTCCCCTGCCTCCCTTCCCGCCGGGCGCCCTGCTCGTGGGCGGCGCCGCCCGCGACTGGCTGCGCGGCGCCGAGCCCAAGGACTTCGACTGGGCGGCCCCTGACCCGGAAGGCGCGGCGCGGACGCTGGCGGCGGCGCTGGGAGGCTCGGCCTTCCCGCTCGACGAGGAGCGCGGGTACTGGCGGGTTCACGCGGGGGACGGGGTGCAGCACGATTTCGTGCCTCTCCCGGAGGATATGGCGGACGACCTGCTGCGGCGCGACTTCACGGTGAACGCGCTCGCGCTCACCGAGAGGCACGCCGTGCTCGACCCATCCGGCGGACGTGCCGACCTGCGCGCCCGGCGACTACGGATGGTGTCGGCGGCGAACCTGCGCGCGGACCCCCTGCGGGCGTGGCGGGCCGTGCGCTTCGAGATCGCCCTCGGCTTCCGGCTGGAGGCGGCGACGGAAACCGAGGTGCGGGCGGTCGCGGTTGAACTGGCAGCGGGAAGACTCCCCATGCCCGCGCCCGAGCGGGTGCGCGAGGAGCTGCACGCGCTGCTTGCCCACAAGGCGGCGGCGCGCGGCATCCTGCGGCTGGAGGACCTGGGCCTGCTCGCCCTGACCCTCCCCGAGTTGCGGGAGGGCATCGGGGTCGTGCAGGGGGGGTTTCACCACCTCGACGTGTTCGGGCATGGCGTGGAGGCGCTGCACCAGCTTCTCGCGCGCTTCCCGGACGCCGACCTGCCCCTGCGCTGGGCCACCCTGCTGCACGATGTCGGCAAACCGCGCGCCCGGGGCACCAACCCTCGGTCGGGCCGCACCACCTTCTACGAGCACGACAGGATCGGCGCGGCGCTGACGGGGCAGATGCTCACGCGGCTGCGGCTGCCCTCCGCGCAGGTGGAGCGGGCCTCGGCCCTGGTGCGGGCGCACATGGCCCCGCTTCCGGCGGGGGAGCGCGAGGCCCGGCGGTTCGTCCACCGCCGCCGAAACCTCCTGCCCGACCTGCTGCGCCTGATGCTCGCCGACCGGGAGGCGGCGCGGGGACCGGACAGCCACCCCGCGATCCGGCACGCCTATACGCAAGCGATGGACCGGGTGCTTGCGGCGCTGGAGGAGCAGCCCGCCGCGCCCCCTCCCCTTCTTACCGGTGAGGACGTGATGGCGCTGCTGGGAATCGGCCCCGGTCCCGCCGTCGGCCGGGCGCTGCGGGAGGTGGCGGAGGCGCAGGCCGTGGGAGAGGTGCGGACCTCCGGGGAGGCGCGGGCGCTGGTTCTCTCGCGGGCCGGGGAGGGTTAA
- a CDS encoding glycoside hydrolase family 13 protein: MSPESPPVTPEWVKDAVFYQIFPDRFARSGRVRGLSLQPWGGPPQIHGYMGGDLWGVAEHLDHLQALGVSAIYFCPVFQSASNHRYHTHDYFRVDPMLGGDEALRHLLGEAHARGIRVVLDGVFNHASRGFFQFNDLLEQGPDSAYHDWFHVSGWPLHAYDGGGPAGYQAWWGNRALPKFNTDNPAVREFLWDVAEYWTRFGIDGWRLDVPNEIDDDEFWREFRRRVKAINPEAYIVGEIWGDAHRWLAGDQFDAVMNYHFTRPCLAFFGARTLDHPMNERSGTGRVEPMDAAAFARRMTEVTRLYHPDIVAAQLNLLGSHDTARYLTAVGGDATAYRLATVFQMTYLGAPCIYYGDEVGLHGGPDPDCRRAFPWHDEASWDRQTLDLTRTLTAARHASPALRRGTFQVTHARGDHLAYTREHAEGNAHVALNCAGDCARIPLTDVQPGTYRDVLSGRTLELGGNTEVEVPGRGAVVLVRA, translated from the coding sequence ATGAGCCCCGAGTCGCCCCCCGTCACGCCCGAGTGGGTCAAGGACGCCGTCTTCTACCAGATCTTCCCCGACCGCTTCGCGCGGAGCGGACGCGTCCGGGGGCTTAGCCTCCAGCCGTGGGGCGGCCCGCCGCAGATTCACGGCTACATGGGCGGCGACCTGTGGGGCGTGGCCGAACACCTCGACCATCTCCAGGCTCTCGGGGTGAGCGCCATCTACTTCTGCCCGGTCTTCCAATCGGCCTCGAACCACCGCTACCACACCCACGACTACTTCCGAGTGGACCCCATGCTGGGCGGGGACGAGGCGCTGCGGCACCTCCTGGGCGAGGCGCACGCGCGGGGCATCCGGGTGGTGCTCGACGGGGTGTTCAACCACGCGAGCCGGGGCTTTTTCCAGTTCAACGACCTGCTCGAGCAGGGCCCGGACAGCGCCTACCACGACTGGTTCCACGTTTCGGGCTGGCCCCTTCACGCCTACGACGGCGGCGGGCCCGCCGGGTATCAGGCCTGGTGGGGAAACAGGGCACTCCCCAAGTTCAACACGGACAACCCCGCCGTCCGCGAATTTCTGTGGGACGTGGCCGAGTACTGGACGCGCTTCGGGATCGACGGCTGGCGCCTCGACGTGCCCAACGAGATCGACGACGACGAGTTCTGGCGCGAGTTCCGCCGCCGGGTCAAGGCCATCAACCCCGAGGCCTACATCGTGGGCGAAATCTGGGGCGACGCGCACCGCTGGCTTGCCGGGGACCAGTTCGACGCGGTGATGAACTACCACTTCACCCGCCCCTGCCTGGCCTTTTTCGGCGCCCGGACGCTCGACCACCCCATGAACGAGCGCAGCGGCACGGGCCGCGTGGAGCCGATGGACGCCGCCGCCTTCGCCCGCCGCATGACGGAGGTCACCCGGCTCTACCACCCCGACATCGTGGCCGCGCAGCTCAACCTGCTGGGCTCACACGACACGGCCCGCTACCTGACCGCCGTGGGAGGCGACGCCACGGCGTACCGCCTCGCCACCGTCTTCCAGATGACCTACCTCGGCGCCCCCTGCATCTACTACGGCGACGAGGTGGGCCTCCACGGCGGCCCCGACCCCGACTGCCGCCGCGCCTTCCCCTGGCACGACGAGGCGAGCTGGGACCGCCAGACCCTCGACCTGACCCGCACCCTCACCGCCGCCCGTCACGCCAGCCCGGCCCTGCGGCGCGGCACCTTCCAGGTCACCCACGCGCGGGGCGACCACCTTGCCTACACCCGGGAGCACGCGGAGGGGAACGCCCACGTCGCCCTCAACTGCGCCGGGGACTGCGCCCGCATTCCTCTCACCGACGTGCAGCCGGGCACGTACCGTGACGTGTTGAGTGGGCGGACCCTCGAACTGGGCGGCAACACCGAGGTCGAGGTTCCGGGGCGTGGAGCGGTGGTGCTGGTTCGGGCATGA
- a CDS encoding homoserine dehydrogenase, with protein MRTVTVGVLGCGTVGQDVLHLLRRRKDIFDNLGVRVEVAGVLVRDTAKARSVPGGTPLTTDPTFLQECGVVIEALGGIDSPLALLRPYLRSDRPVITANKALLAERWDELREYALDGRLYYEASVMAGTPVIGPMSTVLRASTFVRLQAVLNGTCNYILTQMEGGKTYAQALEEAQALGYAEDPPTLDVGGFDTAHKLTVLARFCADGNFPYEAVQIEGIEGVTLDDVAEARAAGQRIKLVAELARDGDGWHARVSPQRLPETHPLCTAGASRNALVYEGEESGTLIFAGGGAGGMVTASAMVGDLLDWLIGFPGHVPLH; from the coding sequence ATGAGAACCGTCACGGTGGGCGTGCTGGGTTGCGGCACGGTGGGACAGGACGTGCTGCACCTCCTGCGGCGCCGCAAAGACATCTTCGACAACCTCGGCGTGCGGGTCGAGGTGGCGGGCGTGCTCGTGCGCGACACGGCCAAGGCTCGCAGCGTCCCGGGGGGCACGCCGCTCACCACCGACCCCACCTTCCTCCAGGAGTGCGGTGTGGTGATCGAGGCGCTGGGCGGCATCGACTCTCCTCTCGCCCTGTTGCGGCCCTACCTGCGTTCCGACCGCCCCGTCATTACCGCCAACAAGGCCCTCCTCGCCGAGCGGTGGGACGAGTTGCGCGAGTACGCCCTGGACGGCCGTCTCTACTACGAGGCGTCGGTGATGGCGGGCACCCCGGTCATCGGCCCGATGAGCACCGTCCTGCGCGCGAGCACCTTCGTGCGGCTCCAGGCGGTCCTCAACGGCACCTGCAACTACATCCTCACCCAGATGGAGGGGGGCAAGACGTACGCGCAGGCGCTGGAGGAGGCCCAGGCCCTCGGCTACGCGGAGGACCCGCCCACCCTCGATGTCGGCGGCTTCGACACCGCCCACAAGCTCACCGTGCTCGCCCGCTTCTGCGCGGATGGGAACTTTCCCTACGAGGCCGTCCAGATCGAGGGCATCGAGGGCGTCACCCTGGACGACGTGGCTGAGGCGCGGGCGGCGGGGCAGCGGATCAAGCTGGTCGCCGAACTCGCGCGGGACGGGGACGGCTGGCACGCCCGGGTCTCGCCACAGCGCCTCCCCGAGACCCACCCTCTCTGTACGGCGGGGGCGAGCCGCAACGCGCTCGTCTACGAGGGGGAGGAGAGCGGCACCCTGATCTTCGCGGGGGGCGGGGCAGGGGGGATGGTCACGGCCTCGGCGATGGTGGGCGATCTGCTCGATTGGCTTATCGGGTTCCCGGGGCATGTGCCGCTGCATTGA
- the prfA gene encoding peptide chain release factor 1 → MVRDARRGGRLEELASEFGMVERALGDPAALADGREYARLTRRHRELLPLVTLHREREAVLSDLEGARELLADADMRELAAGEVETLTHRLTEIDAELEVLLLPTDPDDAKDVILELRAGAGGAEAGLFVVDLLRMYTRYAEGLGLKLGVLDASESDLGGASKVVAEVTGDFAFRAFKWERGVHRVQRVPATESQGRIHTSTVTVAVLPEAEQGEVGLDLSEVRIDVFRSQGAGGQGVNTTDSAVRAVYRAGTSDEIVVVCQDGRSQIKNREKALLVLTSRLAERERAAREEQERQTRASQVGTGERSEKIRTYNYPQNRVTDHRLEGEVKNFALETVMAGGLAPVVAALARDERERQLLEMGGADGGGQYGAA, encoded by the coding sequence GTGGTAAGGGACGCGAGACGTGGAGGCCGCCTGGAGGAGCTGGCCTCCGAATTCGGCATGGTCGAGCGGGCGCTCGGCGACCCGGCGGCCCTCGCCGACGGTCGGGAATACGCCCGGCTGACCCGCCGTCACCGCGAACTCCTGCCGCTCGTCACCCTCCACCGCGAGCGGGAGGCGGTGCTCAGTGACCTGGAGGGCGCCCGCGAACTCCTCGCCGACGCCGACATGCGCGAGCTGGCGGCGGGCGAGGTCGAGACCCTGACTCACCGCCTCACCGAGATCGACGCCGAGCTGGAAGTCCTGCTTCTCCCCACCGACCCCGACGACGCCAAGGACGTGATTCTGGAGCTGCGGGCCGGGGCGGGAGGCGCGGAGGCGGGCCTTTTCGTCGTCGATCTGCTGCGGATGTACACCCGCTACGCCGAGGGGCTGGGCCTCAAGCTGGGCGTCCTCGACGCTTCGGAGAGCGACCTGGGCGGCGCGAGCAAGGTGGTCGCCGAGGTGACGGGGGACTTCGCCTTCCGGGCCTTCAAGTGGGAGCGGGGCGTCCACCGGGTGCAGCGCGTGCCCGCCACCGAGTCGCAGGGCCGCATCCACACGAGCACGGTGACGGTCGCCGTGCTGCCCGAGGCCGAGCAGGGGGAGGTGGGGCTCGACCTCTCGGAGGTGCGAATCGACGTGTTCCGCTCGCAGGGGGCGGGCGGGCAGGGGGTCAACACGACCGACTCCGCCGTGCGCGCCGTGTACCGCGCCGGGACCTCCGACGAGATCGTGGTCGTGTGCCAGGACGGCCGCTCGCAGATCAAGAACCGCGAGAAGGCGCTGCTCGTCCTCACCTCGCGCCTCGCCGAGCGGGAAAGGGCCGCCCGGGAGGAACAGGAACGCCAGACGCGCGCCTCGCAGGTCGGGACGGGGGAGCGCAGCGAGAAGATCAGGACCTACAACTACCCGCAGAACCGGGTGACCGATCACCGGCTGGAGGGCGAGGTCAAGAACTTCGCGCTGGAAACGGTGATGGCGGGGGGACTGGCGCCGGTCGTGGCGGCCCTCGCACGGGACGAGCGCGAGCGGCAACTGCTGGAGATGGGCGGCGCGGACGGGGGCGGGCAGTATGGGGCGGCGTGA
- a CDS encoding NUDIX hydrolase, producing MGRRDLLVAAGVLRDRFGRVLLVGNDWQGLGRVRYTLPGGVVESGETLLEALYREIAEETGLKLTGIKHMAYTVHIEDERRGERAIAVAFEATWEGLLNPADPDGFIVEARFCTPDEALERLESPPMREPLSDYLRTGEPGRFYAFKGWDGRGGLRVPPLKSETSSR from the coding sequence ATGGGGCGGCGTGACCTCCTCGTCGCCGCCGGGGTGCTGCGCGACCGCTTCGGGCGGGTGCTCCTCGTCGGGAACGACTGGCAGGGGCTCGGTCGGGTGCGCTACACCCTGCCGGGCGGGGTGGTGGAGTCGGGCGAGACCCTGCTCGAAGCCCTCTACCGCGAGATCGCCGAGGAGACGGGCCTCAAGCTCACCGGCATCAAGCACATGGCCTACACCGTCCACATCGAGGACGAGCGCCGGGGAGAACGCGCCATCGCCGTCGCCTTCGAGGCGACCTGGGAGGGGCTGCTGAACCCCGCCGACCCCGACGGCTTCATCGTGGAGGCGAGGTTTTGCACCCCCGACGAGGCGCTGGAACGGCTGGAGTCGCCCCCCATGCGCGAGCCGCTGAGCGACTACCTGCGGACGGGCGAGCCGGGCCGCTTCTACGCCTTCAAGGGCTGGGACGGGCGCGGCGGCCTGCGTGTGCCACCGCTGAAGTCAGAAACGTCGTCGCGCTGA